In Cryptosporangium minutisporangium, the following are encoded in one genomic region:
- a CDS encoding STAS domain-containing protein — MSEPPIDYSESLPAQPPSRRPPHLRIYQPSPRQLRLDFAGDIDQWSEPLLNAAEMAAGSAPRADVLIDLGGVTALHEIALSTFSSIHRHTADQGTSMTFLRVSEAALRTFDLYRYEDWHRG, encoded by the coding sequence ATGTCCGAGCCGCCGATCGACTACTCCGAGTCGCTGCCTGCCCAGCCACCGTCACGTCGGCCGCCGCACCTGCGGATCTACCAGCCCAGCCCTCGGCAGCTCCGCCTGGACTTCGCCGGCGACATCGACCAATGGTCCGAGCCCTTGCTGAACGCCGCGGAGATGGCTGCCGGATCCGCACCACGGGCGGACGTCCTCATCGACCTCGGCGGCGTCACCGCGCTCCACGAGATCGCGCTGAGTACCTTCTCCTCGATCCACCGTCACACCGCCGACCAAGGAACCTCGATGACCTTTCTCAGGGTCAGCGAGGCCGCACTGCGCACCTTCGACCTGTATCGCTACGAGGACTGGCACCGCGGCTGA
- a CDS encoding WapI family immunity protein, which produces MRLISDDGAVVELRVTGYQIPDLAGPHDPAGDARWDANWLTVLGRVTTSNGRGWEFSDPCLMVEEAHALSGWLRTAAVGRFPGYRRREGSALTFLEPNLEFALRSRTADRAVLRVRFSYESAPEPTLRGRPVAVLVRMRPDALLRAGGEWSEEIARFPQR; this is translated from the coding sequence GTGCGGCTGATCTCTGACGACGGCGCGGTCGTCGAGTTGCGGGTGACCGGCTACCAGATCCCCGACCTGGCCGGACCTCACGATCCTGCGGGGGATGCGCGCTGGGACGCGAACTGGCTGACCGTCCTCGGCCGGGTGACGACGTCGAATGGCCGCGGGTGGGAGTTCTCTGATCCTTGCCTGATGGTGGAGGAGGCGCACGCTCTGTCGGGCTGGCTGCGGACCGCCGCAGTCGGCCGGTTTCCCGGCTACCGCCGGCGCGAGGGCAGTGCACTCACGTTCCTGGAACCGAACCTGGAGTTCGCCTTGCGTTCCCGTACCGCGGATCGGGCCGTTTTGCGGGTCCGCTTCTCGTACGAATCGGCCCCTGAACCGACGCTCCGAGGGCGACCGGTCGCGGTGTTGGTGCGGATGCGCCCTGACGCGCTGCTGCGAGCGGGCGGCGAGTGGTCGGAGGAGATCGCCCGCTTTCCGCAGCGATGA
- a CDS encoding sigma-70 family RNA polymerase sigma factor → MAPDEQAFTVFYRRHYGDVERYVRRRLAGDAVRDAVADVFLVAWRRFSEVPPEAALPWLYAVARHTLANEVRGARRAASLRARIEQQPEVHAGDPADRVAGQLALAEVFGALPEISQEIVRLVAWEGLTIAKAATVTGCSVSAATMRLHRARQQAHEALARVAAQSGDCTRPGAPAGERPGAPAAEKKEARS, encoded by the coding sequence ATGGCCCCCGATGAGCAGGCTTTCACCGTGTTCTACCGCCGCCACTACGGCGACGTCGAACGCTACGTCCGGCGGCGGCTGGCCGGTGACGCGGTGCGCGACGCCGTCGCCGATGTCTTCTTAGTGGCTTGGCGTCGCTTCAGCGAGGTGCCGCCCGAGGCGGCTTTGCCGTGGCTCTACGCGGTGGCTCGTCACACGTTGGCCAACGAGGTACGGGGCGCCCGTCGTGCGGCCTCGCTACGAGCGCGCATCGAGCAGCAGCCGGAAGTGCACGCGGGCGACCCGGCCGATCGAGTGGCCGGTCAGCTGGCGCTGGCGGAGGTGTTCGGCGCTCTACCGGAGATCAGCCAGGAGATCGTTCGGCTGGTCGCTTGGGAGGGTCTGACCATCGCGAAGGCGGCGACCGTCACGGGGTGCAGCGTCTCGGCGGCCACGATGCGGCTGCACCGCGCCCGTCAACAGGCCCACGAGGCCCTCGCGCGAGTAGCCGCTCAGTCCGGTGACTGCACACGTCCGGGTGCCCCGGCGGGAGAGCGTCCGGGTGCCCCGGCGGCAGAAAAGAAGGAGGCCCGCTCGTGA
- a CDS encoding matrixin family metalloprotease produces the protein TQYKFFTTTANCNNAYDLQSVVLHERGHSLGLNHVSQSANASAVMTPALSTCSAGKRSLGLGDYQGLAALYGTR, from the coding sequence ACCCAGTACAAGTTCTTCACCACCACCGCGAACTGCAACAACGCCTACGACCTGCAGTCGGTCGTCCTCCACGAGCGTGGTCACTCGCTGGGCCTCAACCACGTCAGCCAGTCCGCCAACGCCAGCGCCGTCATGACCCCGGCGCTGTCGACCTGCTCGGCCGGCAAGCGCTCCCTGGGCCTGGGTGACTACCAGGGCCTGGCCGCCCTGTACGGCACCCGCTGA
- a CDS encoding LLM class flavin-dependent oxidoreductase, producing the protein MAFVRPDQLRIGYLLPTRDRLAAGDSALGPVIAGARRAEALGFDSVWVGDSPLTRPRADPLLVLAAVAAVTTQVTLGTAVLLAALRHPILLAHQLATLDRIADGRLVVGMGAGFPHPVTEAQFATLGVGFAHRSARLDESIDAIRLLWAGGPASFAGTHVRFQDVTLGPTPAQVGGPPIWMAGGGSALRRVARQADGWLPYPPTWTAYTEEWAALQQSAADHDRPDALTPAFYATVCLDEDPERGRQRARASIQRYYNAPLEYIEARQAVFVGTAAGCAAWLGRYATAGARHVVVRFAVENQSEAVEEFAQEVFPLLATLNPHLPPSHGGRIEAPRPGEVR; encoded by the coding sequence GTGGCGTTCGTCCGACCCGACCAACTGCGGATCGGCTATCTGCTGCCCACGCGCGACCGGCTAGCGGCCGGCGACAGCGCGCTCGGCCCGGTGATAGCCGGTGCGCGTCGTGCCGAAGCGCTGGGGTTCGACTCGGTGTGGGTCGGCGACAGCCCTCTGACGCGGCCTCGAGCCGACCCGCTGCTGGTCCTCGCCGCTGTCGCCGCGGTCACCACTCAAGTCACTCTCGGCACCGCAGTGTTGCTGGCGGCGCTGCGCCATCCGATCCTGCTCGCCCACCAACTTGCCACGCTGGACCGGATCGCCGACGGCCGACTCGTCGTCGGCATGGGGGCGGGCTTCCCCCATCCGGTCACCGAGGCCCAGTTCGCCACGCTCGGGGTTGGGTTCGCCCATCGGAGTGCCCGCCTCGACGAATCGATCGACGCCATCCGGCTGCTGTGGGCAGGCGGCCCGGCCTCGTTCGCGGGTACCCACGTCCGCTTCCAGGACGTGACCCTCGGACCGACGCCGGCACAGGTCGGCGGCCCCCCGATCTGGATGGCCGGCGGCGGATCGGCCCTACGTCGGGTCGCCCGCCAGGCCGACGGCTGGTTGCCCTACCCGCCGACGTGGACCGCGTACACCGAAGAGTGGGCCGCCCTCCAACAGTCCGCGGCGGACCACGACCGACCCGACGCGCTCACGCCCGCCTTCTACGCGACGGTGTGCCTCGACGAGGACCCCGAGCGGGGCAGGCAGCGTGCCCGGGCCAGCATTCAGCGCTACTACAACGCGCCGTTGGAGTACATCGAAGCGCGGCAGGCGGTGTTCGTGGGCACCGCCGCCGGGTGCGCCGCCTGGCTGGGCCGGTACGCGACGGCCGGCGCCCGTCACGTCGTCGTCCGGTTCGCGGTGGAGAACCAATCGGAGGCCGTGGAGGAGTTCGCCCAGGAGGTGTTTCCGCTGCTGGCGACCCTCAACCCGCACCTCCCGCCGTCTCACGGCGGGCGAATTGAGGCTCCACGACCGGGCGAGGTGCGTTGA
- a CDS encoding SAM-dependent methyltransferase, with the protein MSDTQIDSSTPHAARRYDYWLGGKDNFAADRASGDAIAAAFPAVRTWAIENRAFMRRAVAYLAREAGIRQFLDVGTGIPTSPNLHEVVQEIAPESRVVYVDNDPLVLTHARALMNSATPQGKVAYLDADLHHPDAILGSDEVKQTLDLREPVALTLVAVLHFFRDADDPYQIVRMLIDALPAGSYLAISHATWDHLPPEAVPESVKQAQANEAQLRNKAEFERFFTGLELVEPGISVVSEWKDDRSERPDPSQVSCYGAVARIP; encoded by the coding sequence GTGTCCGACACGCAGATCGATTCGTCGACCCCGCACGCGGCGCGCCGCTACGACTACTGGTTGGGCGGCAAGGACAACTTCGCCGCTGACCGGGCATCCGGCGATGCGATCGCCGCGGCGTTTCCCGCAGTGCGCACCTGGGCGATCGAGAATCGGGCCTTCATGCGGCGCGCCGTCGCCTACCTCGCGCGGGAAGCGGGGATCCGGCAGTTCCTCGACGTCGGCACCGGCATCCCCACGTCGCCGAACCTGCACGAGGTCGTGCAGGAGATCGCCCCGGAGAGCCGGGTCGTGTACGTCGACAACGACCCACTGGTGCTCACGCACGCCCGCGCGCTGATGAACAGCGCCACACCGCAGGGCAAGGTCGCCTACCTCGACGCTGACCTGCACCACCCGGACGCCATCCTCGGCTCCGACGAAGTCAAGCAGACGCTCGACCTGCGTGAGCCGGTTGCGCTGACCCTCGTCGCGGTCCTGCACTTCTTCCGCGACGCCGACGACCCGTACCAGATCGTGCGGATGCTCATCGACGCGCTGCCCGCCGGCTCGTACCTGGCGATCAGCCACGCCACCTGGGACCACCTGCCCCCCGAGGCGGTGCCCGAGTCGGTCAAACAAGCGCAGGCCAACGAGGCCCAACTGCGGAACAAAGCCGAGTTCGAACGCTTCTTCACTGGGCTCGAGCTCGTCGAGCCGGGCATCAGCGTGGTCTCGGAGTGGAAAGACGACCGCAGCGAGAGGCCGGATCCGTCCCAGGTGTCCTGCTACGGGGCGGTCGCTCGCATTCCCTGA
- a CDS encoding dihydrofolate reductase family protein, translating into MAGRFVYWMNVSLDLKIEHAPGEEGGGSWMRIGEALHQEFNDRARALSVFVEGRTIYETMEAFWPGAREDGSLPDFLREYGEIWTSKPKVLVSRSRTSAEHNTRIIGRDDNAIDQLTKLRAQTDGDIGVGGATLATQLLRAGLLDELLLFTHPVILGAGRPLFDAHDEPIELDLLEQMSFDQGVTMHRYAVRGAHA; encoded by the coding sequence ATGGCGGGGCGGTTCGTGTACTGGATGAACGTCTCCCTCGACCTGAAGATCGAGCACGCCCCGGGCGAGGAGGGCGGCGGGAGCTGGATGCGCATCGGGGAGGCGTTGCATCAGGAGTTCAACGATCGGGCGCGAGCCCTGTCGGTGTTCGTCGAGGGGCGCACGATCTACGAGACGATGGAGGCGTTCTGGCCGGGAGCGCGCGAGGACGGTTCGCTGCCGGACTTCCTCCGCGAGTACGGCGAGATCTGGACGTCGAAGCCCAAGGTGCTGGTGTCACGCAGCCGCACCAGCGCGGAACACAACACTCGCATCATCGGCCGGGACGACAACGCGATCGACCAACTCACGAAACTACGCGCGCAGACCGACGGCGACATCGGAGTCGGCGGTGCCACTCTCGCCACGCAACTGCTCCGGGCGGGGCTACTCGACGAACTGCTGCTCTTCACCCACCCCGTGATCCTCGGCGCGGGCCGTCCGCTCTTCGACGCACACGACGAGCCGATCGAGCTCGACCTGCTGGAGCAGATGTCGTTCGATCAGGGCGTCACGATGCATCGATACGCCGTCCGAGGCGCCCACGCCTAG
- a CDS encoding CU044_5270 family protein, whose translation MNAGLEDDLRRLFGPLDPAPAEARSAGRIDEADRDADLRTILGSGAPGAQRAVPPRGARPTRRRAFLVGAAAAAVLAGTTPIAVKLLGSDEAAYAATPPPLTFRQTPVAPAAPALERIAARTTSLPDDTGEGRYRHITVVGWYLDSATRGGTTTSAVVPRKTEKWLAEDGSGRSVTTTQPATFESEDDRHWWSRLGEDDDRTVQTWSVGEYYGTWKQPAPTDPRQMTQFLRINHPVANGPAGVFTAVTDLCREQVLTPPQRAALLRSLATVPGLRAAGSVTDRSGRHGEAFLLDSAYSGLPTQYTVIVDPANGRLLGWEQMLTKDAGRLNVRIPAVLTYETLTRSEYTSTDGE comes from the coding sequence GTGAACGCTGGGCTGGAAGACGACCTACGGCGCCTCTTCGGCCCGCTGGATCCCGCTCCGGCGGAGGCTCGGTCCGCCGGTCGGATCGACGAGGCGGACCGGGACGCCGACCTGCGCACGATCCTCGGCAGTGGTGCTCCCGGTGCTCAAAGGGCGGTCCCACCGAGGGGCGCCAGGCCGACACGCCGCCGAGCGTTCCTGGTCGGGGCTGCCGCCGCGGCCGTGCTGGCGGGCACTACTCCGATCGCGGTCAAGCTACTCGGCTCTGATGAGGCCGCCTACGCCGCGACCCCGCCACCGCTGACCTTCCGGCAGACACCGGTAGCGCCCGCTGCGCCGGCACTCGAACGGATCGCTGCGCGGACCACATCCCTACCCGACGACACCGGCGAGGGACGCTACCGGCACATCACCGTGGTCGGGTGGTATCTCGACAGTGCGACCCGAGGCGGCACCACCACGTCTGCGGTCGTCCCGCGCAAGACCGAGAAGTGGCTCGCCGAGGACGGTTCCGGACGGTCGGTGACCACGACCCAGCCGGCGACTTTCGAGTCGGAGGACGACCGGCATTGGTGGTCGCGTCTCGGCGAGGACGACGACCGTACCGTCCAGACGTGGTCGGTCGGCGAGTACTACGGCACCTGGAAGCAGCCCGCTCCGACCGACCCCCGGCAGATGACGCAGTTCCTGCGCATCAACCACCCTGTCGCCAACGGACCCGCTGGCGTCTTCACCGCCGTCACCGACCTCTGCCGGGAGCAAGTCCTCACGCCACCGCAACGAGCCGCACTTCTCCGCTCGCTCGCGACCGTGCCCGGCTTGCGCGCCGCCGGATCGGTCACCGACCGCAGCGGCCGGCACGGCGAGGCGTTCCTGCTGGACTCCGCCTACAGCGGGCTGCCGACGCAGTACACCGTCATCGTGGACCCGGCCAACGGGCGGCTACTCGGCTGGGAGCAGATGCTCACCAAGGACGCAGGCCGTCTCAACGTGCGCATCCCCGCGGTGTTGACCTACGAGACCCTCACCCGGAGCGAGTACACCAGCACAGACGGAGAGTGA
- a CDS encoding SigE family RNA polymerase sigma factor has product MAKPDGFEQFVLERAAALSRYGLVLTGNPHDAADLVQEALVRLRGAWTRVQYKRDPESYVRTTMVRLHISRWRKLRREFLTNRVPEQWAPDPGIVRAGDDIGLWQRVDTLPPRQRAVLVLRYYEGLADEEIAAHLRVTTGTVRSQALRGLRKLRGQIDAPNGSARSLEPEPEPSEGSRHA; this is encoded by the coding sequence ATGGCGAAGCCCGATGGCTTCGAACAGTTCGTGCTCGAACGCGCCGCCGCCCTCAGCCGCTACGGACTCGTGCTGACCGGCAACCCGCACGACGCGGCTGATCTCGTGCAGGAAGCGCTGGTCCGGCTGCGTGGCGCCTGGACCCGGGTGCAGTACAAGCGCGATCCGGAGTCGTACGTCCGGACGACGATGGTGCGGCTGCACATCAGCAGATGGCGCAAGCTTCGGCGGGAGTTTCTCACCAACAGAGTTCCTGAGCAGTGGGCGCCCGATCCCGGGATCGTCCGCGCCGGGGACGACATCGGCCTGTGGCAGCGGGTCGACACGCTGCCGCCGCGGCAACGCGCGGTGCTGGTGCTCCGCTACTACGAAGGCTTGGCCGACGAGGAGATCGCCGCGCATCTCCGGGTCACCACCGGCACGGTTCGCAGCCAGGCCTTACGTGGCCTGCGCAAGCTCCGCGGCCAGATCGACGCACCCAACGGCTCGGCGCGATCGCTCGAGCCGGAACCCGAGCCATCAGAGGGGAGCCGGCATGCCTGA
- a CDS encoding leucine-rich repeat domain-containing protein, whose amino-acid sequence MASSAEERIAVAAAEGRTRLNLSNLGLRELPDSLFGLTELTELVLCDNELSTLPASIGALTRLRTLDLDGNRLTALPPSFGDLAALEVLHLAGNQLTSLPDRFGDLTSLTALGLNGNQLTVVPETIGRLTGLTALYLGDNRLTALPETIGELTGLTEFGLAENRIETLPERIGDLTALREFYAGQNLLDALPDTMTGLSALRTLTLPENRFTSVPPVLAKLPALRSLGMDGNPLADLTGRGALSGLTHLYLPGCGLTEVPEEIGDLSGLTVLGLGHNELTTLPGSIGRLEALTELWLQGNRLTVLPDTVGNLRALRMLNAHRNRLTTLPDSLAEIPGLTTLYVGENALTSRPPVWDRLTALTEYNVEGTEIVRIHTEYHFDEE is encoded by the coding sequence ATGGCTTCGAGCGCAGAAGAGCGCATCGCCGTAGCCGCAGCGGAAGGCCGCACCCGGCTCAACCTGTCGAACCTCGGCCTGCGCGAGTTACCGGACAGCCTTTTCGGCCTCACCGAACTCACCGAGCTGGTGCTGTGCGACAACGAGCTGTCGACGCTGCCCGCGAGCATCGGTGCGCTCACCCGGCTGCGGACGCTTGACCTGGACGGCAACCGGTTGACCGCACTGCCGCCCTCCTTCGGTGATCTCGCCGCACTCGAAGTGCTCCACCTGGCCGGCAACCAGCTCACGTCGCTGCCCGACCGGTTCGGTGATCTGACGTCGCTGACCGCTCTGGGGCTCAACGGCAACCAGCTGACCGTCGTCCCGGAGACGATCGGCAGGCTGACCGGTCTCACCGCGCTCTACCTCGGCGACAACCGGCTCACCGCGCTGCCCGAGACCATCGGCGAGCTGACCGGTCTCACCGAGTTCGGCCTGGCCGAGAACCGCATCGAGACGCTTCCGGAGCGGATCGGCGACCTGACGGCGCTCCGAGAGTTCTACGCCGGTCAGAACCTGCTCGACGCGTTGCCCGACACGATGACGGGGCTGAGCGCTCTGCGCACCCTCACGTTGCCGGAGAACCGGTTCACGTCGGTGCCCCCGGTGTTGGCGAAGCTGCCCGCGCTCCGGTCGCTCGGAATGGACGGCAACCCTCTCGCCGACCTCACGGGGCGCGGGGCGCTGAGCGGCCTCACGCACCTCTACCTGCCCGGCTGTGGGCTCACCGAGGTACCGGAGGAGATCGGAGACCTGAGCGGCCTGACCGTTCTCGGGCTCGGTCACAACGAACTCACCACGCTGCCGGGCTCCATCGGCCGTCTGGAGGCGCTCACGGAGCTGTGGCTCCAGGGCAACCGGCTGACCGTCTTACCCGACACGGTGGGGAATCTCCGCGCCCTCCGGATGCTCAACGCTCATCGCAACCGGCTGACCACTCTCCCCGACAGCCTCGCGGAGATCCCTGGCTTGACCACGTTGTACGTCGGCGAGAACGCCCTCACCAGCCGTCCGCCGGTGTGGGATCGCCTGACAGCGCTGACCGAGTACAACGTCGAAGGCACCGAAATCGTCCGGATCCACACGGAGTATCACTTCGACGAGGAGTGA
- a CDS encoding PhzF family phenazine biosynthesis protein, producing MIRFYFVDVFADRPLTGNPLALVPEADDLTVPQMQAIAREFNQSETTFLLRSEEEGVDWRLRSYTPAGVEVDGAGHNALGAWLWLADQGFTGDQPAVTMQQRIGAEVLAVEILRVAGEPVRIVMDQGAPEFGKQVTDGERLTGALGLESRHLAADATAQVVSTGVAHLLVPLATREAVDAAVAQSRDLAALLAEAGGEGCYLYTTAGDDGAAAYTRFFNPTVGIAEDPATGTAAGPLAAALVRSGKVPSGSPVFIEQGHYLGRPSRIRVDVADDRVRLSGSGLITARGELRLA from the coding sequence ATGATCCGCTTCTACTTCGTCGACGTCTTCGCGGACCGACCGCTGACCGGCAACCCGTTGGCGCTGGTGCCCGAGGCCGACGACCTGACCGTGCCGCAGATGCAAGCCATCGCCCGCGAGTTCAATCAGTCCGAGACGACCTTCCTGCTCCGGTCCGAGGAGGAGGGAGTTGACTGGCGCTTGCGCTCGTACACCCCGGCCGGAGTCGAGGTCGATGGTGCCGGGCACAACGCGCTCGGAGCGTGGTTGTGGCTGGCCGATCAAGGATTCACCGGTGACCAGCCAGCCGTGACGATGCAGCAGCGCATCGGCGCCGAGGTCCTCGCCGTCGAGATTCTGCGAGTCGCCGGCGAACCGGTCCGCATCGTCATGGATCAAGGCGCCCCCGAGTTCGGCAAGCAGGTCACCGACGGCGAACGGCTGACCGGCGCGCTCGGGCTCGAATCTCGGCACCTCGCCGCCGACGCCACCGCCCAGGTGGTGTCCACCGGTGTCGCGCACCTGCTCGTTCCGCTCGCCACCCGCGAGGCGGTCGACGCCGCGGTGGCACAGAGCCGCGATCTCGCCGCGCTCCTGGCTGAAGCCGGCGGCGAGGGCTGCTACCTCTACACCACGGCGGGCGACGACGGGGCCGCCGCGTACACCCGCTTCTTCAACCCGACCGTGGGCATCGCCGAGGATCCGGCGACCGGGACGGCGGCGGGCCCACTCGCCGCGGCCCTCGTGCGGTCGGGGAAGGTGCCGTCCGGCTCACCGGTGTTCATCGAGCAGGGTCACTACCTGGGGCGCCCTAGCCGCATCCGAGTGGACGTGGCCGACGACCGGGTGCGGCTGTCCGGCTCCGGCTTGATCACCGCTCGGGGAGAGCTCAGGCTGGCGTGA
- a CDS encoding Lrp/AsnC family transcriptional regulator, whose product MALSLDHHGILAAAHFCGDGRLRPSNLLQNREMTNGPVTRDLDTVDHALLAAVQRDGRATLAELAEAIQLSVSATRARLRMLEQNRVITSYAARVDAEALGYTLRAVVRMKVHGSLYDNVAHVLEQRPQIVRCLRVTGESCYVMEIVAAGMKDLEAITSDLARIGSITTDLVYEIVADKPTPSLPVDASRRT is encoded by the coding sequence ATGGCTCTCAGTCTCGATCACCACGGGATCCTCGCGGCAGCGCACTTCTGCGGAGATGGTCGTCTTCGGCCGTCGAATCTGCTGCAAAATCGCGAGATGACGAACGGGCCAGTCACACGCGACCTAGACACTGTGGATCACGCACTACTCGCGGCCGTACAACGGGACGGTCGCGCCACTCTTGCTGAACTGGCGGAGGCGATCCAGCTCAGCGTCTCGGCAACGCGTGCGCGGCTGCGCATGCTGGAGCAGAACCGGGTGATCACCTCCTACGCTGCTCGCGTCGACGCGGAGGCCCTCGGTTACACGTTGCGCGCGGTCGTCCGGATGAAGGTGCACGGCTCGCTCTACGACAACGTCGCGCACGTCCTCGAGCAACGTCCCCAGATCGTGCGCTGTCTGCGCGTCACCGGAGAGTCGTGTTACGTCATGGAGATCGTCGCCGCCGGCATGAAGGACCTCGAGGCGATCACCTCGGACCTGGCCCGTATCGGCTCGATCACCACCGATCTCGTCTACGAGATCGTGGCGGACAAGCCGACGCCCTCCCTCCCGGTTGACGCCTCCCGGCGCACGTAG